tgcaattcaagtagaacattttgatgcaaaataaaaattttctacttgaatcGCAACAATCTgaagtgaaatagacatttactttctTTCgtaaatataacagtattttaaaaagtattttacacccactaatttttctcataaatgcgtgaaatccgctgtctaatgattatTTCTACTAAGCACGGAAGAATGAAAATCGTAGCAAATTGTAGAACAAAGAACATGAATTAAGAATGGATCTGGAAAGAATTAAATACACGAGgattatttattgtttgaaacgtatgtgactttttaaataattgcagATCACCGTGCTGCTGCTGGGAGTCTACGGGGTTCTGGCAGTTCCAGACACGTTTCCTATCGATGGGAACCCCGTGGGAATGGCTTCCTCTCCGCTTCCAGGTTCGGCGAATCTGGACGAGAAGGCGCTCCCGCTTTCAAAATTGGTCCTCAACGATCAACCTTATTCACCTGGAGGATCGAACCCCCTGAAGCAGACTCGAGAGACTCCGAAACTACCTGGAACGAAGAATCTTTCTGAAAAACGTATTCCCCtgctgattctcgaaaaattgtcgCGTCCCGCAGGAATCGAGGCTTGGAACTCGAGCTATTTGCGCGTATAATTCGCTGCGAAACGCGTGGGTATGAGACGAATGTTGACGGAGCGACTGTTGAAAGAGAAAATACACACTTACGGATCGAGCCACTGTTTCTGAAGTTATTTGACAACCATTTTCAATCGTAATACCATTCCTGATCGTTCCCTCCTGTTCCGGATACACGGCGTTTtagagaaaaattaaagttcTTTTAATGAAgtgaaattttaatttgaattgATTAGGTGGGAGGTAGTTATCTCGGATGGATAATGCAGAGACCTGTGGTCGTCTTAAAATATCGATGCCGTCGGAAACGGGCGCTGGCGAGATCTGTCTGAACACGACGGAAGACTATCCTCTTAATTTCTACTGCAGGCGTTTAGTACAATCAACGAAAATCTCTTGATTTAAATCGCcatttaattttttacagtGAAGTCTTGATCTAACTCTTAATCTTACTCTGTCTTTCAACATAATACATGCATAGCAATTGCTAAAATTATAtctgtattaatattcatataaaaatataaaaatgaacatACAAATTATAGAC
This genomic stretch from Lasioglossum baleicum chromosome 13, iyLasBale1, whole genome shotgun sequence harbors:
- the LOC143215448 gene encoding uncharacterized protein LOC143215448, encoding MNKRFRYGGTTSIAFSARLTSEQRVRDGEKPARDERKVKVHGQGDSTRTLPQAGEYLFEAHLRDDAGDCIRPVIRMSRVRIKASTVFEIGNQLIEPAGANMIEITVLLLGVYGVLAVPDTFPIDGNPVGMASSPLPGSANLDEKALPLSKLVLNDQPYSPGGSNPLKQTRETPKLPGTKNLSEKRIPLLILEKLSRPAGIEAWNSSYLRV